The proteins below are encoded in one region of Paludisphaera mucosa:
- a CDS encoding transposase, whose protein sequence is MEQLLEVYRRPRDARWPVVCMDEQPNQLVSEAGRPIPAAPRHPARVDCDYVREGACTIWMFVDPLGGWRDVRVTGTKTAVDWARQVRQLVDDPRYAQAERITLVCDNLITHGLASLYKAFGPAEAMRVARRLELVHTRMALRFC, encoded by the coding sequence ATGGAGCAGCTGCTGGAGGTCTACCGGCGGCCCCGCGACGCGAGGTGGCCGGTCGTCTGCATGGACGAGCAGCCCAATCAGCTCGTCTCCGAGGCGGGACGGCCGATCCCGGCTGCCCCGAGGCACCCTGCGCGGGTCGATTGCGATTACGTGCGCGAGGGGGCCTGCACGATCTGGATGTTCGTCGATCCGCTGGGCGGCTGGCGGGACGTCCGCGTGACCGGCACCAAGACCGCCGTCGACTGGGCGCGGCAGGTCCGGCAGCTGGTGGACGACCCGAGGTACGCGCAGGCCGAGCGGATCACCCTGGTCTGCGACAACCTGATCACCCACGGCCTGGCGTCGCTGTACAAGGCGTTCGGGCCGGCCGAGGCGATGCGAGTGGCGCGACGCCTGGAGCTGGTCCACACGCGAATGGCACTTAGATTTTGCTAG